cccccccccccccccccccccccccccccccccccccccccccccccccccccccccccccccccccccccccccccccccccccccccccccccccccccccccccccccccccccccctgaaccgctcttccgatctagtAGACGCTGGACAGGTCCTCGGCCGGCGGCACCGCGCGGAGCCCCTTGGGCAGAGGGGAGCGCGGGGGGGTGCTGGACACGGCGGGCTTGGCCGGCGGCACGGGCGGCTCGGGCAGAGTCCGGCTCTTCAGCACCGAGGCGGCGTCTCTCTCCTCCGCCGCCGCCGCCCTGGGCGCCGGCCCGGCTTTGGGGCCGTCGTCCCCCTCGGcgggcagctccaggctcaggcTGTCGGCCAGGGCCTGGCGGATCTGCACCATGCCGGGGCTGTCGGCTTCCAGCGAGTCGCAGCTCTGCCGGTTCTCCTCCACCTGCGCCTTCTGCTCCTGGATGGAGGCTTCCACCAGGCGGAAGATCTCGTTGCCCTGCTTGGTCTCAAAGGTGAAGTTTCCAGGTCCCGAATCACAGCGCCTGCCGGCCTCGAAGGAGAACATCACCTGAAGGGGAAGCAGAAGGGTCGGCACCTGCTGACCCAGGCTGTGCTTGCCACCAAAGGGCGTGTGGCTGCAGCACTTGATCCTGCACATCCTGCCCTGgaatcctgctcctgccactccCGCAGCAAGGgccaccctgtgcccagcagctgggcagggaaaggcCACACCGCCCAGCAGCCAGAACAAGCTGTGAACTGGAGCACTCCTGAGGGGGCATCACTGCGAGTgccccagagagctgcagctctgctgccttaCATGAGCAATTCCAGCAGTTTTCAACCACTGGCACCAGATAGTCTAGGAAATAACACTGAGGAAGGAGTAGGGTGAGGAGGTGAGTGACAGTTCAGCAGGGGAAACTAATATGGAACTTTAGGTGAGAAGGGGGCGATCTGGAAGCAAGAGATACAAGAGGAAGAACACGGCTTTCCACAGGagaaacccagcagcagcagctcagttaCCAAGAGTAAGCAAAGCATTGCCCTACCAGCATTAATCTGTTCATGGTAAAAGGTCCTCTAAAGAGACGTCTTGCACCAGGGCTGTGCTTCCTCTGGCCTGAACACCTGCTCTGGTGAGCAGATTCGCACCAGCTGACACCCACACCTCTCCTGAGCCCCATTCCCTTAACCAGGGGGATTTTCTGCCTCtctcacaagcagcagcagcccctgcagttGCTACAAAGGTCTCTGGGGACAAACTTCTTGTTGTGGGTCAGTGCTGCTGAACAGAAGCACAGTCAGCCCCTCACTGCTCAGTTCCCCACACCCCAAACTCTCCTGCTACCCCCAGCACAGACTCTGCAGATGAGCTGGACACCCCCACAAGGGCAGCTGGGTTTAGGGAACGTGCCGCAGAAAGCACCGTAAGCAGAGTGCGGCCAACACGGTCACTGCTACGAacagccccagggccaccactaaacagccccagggccaccactaaacagccccagggccaccaCTTCCTCCCTGTCCAGCGTGGCCCAGACCTCTTGCACTCAGGGTAGCAGCAAGGCAGACTGGGGACTCActgcaggagaggggcagaCCTTTGAAGGTCAGTGAGAATAGGAGAAGTTCGCCCCACAGTGTGGACAAATCCAGGTGTCTCaaagcctctctgctctggccACCATCCTTAGGAGGGAGGGActgagcccagggcagagccaagGCTCCTGGAGTTTGGGGAGAGCTTGTGTGCAGCACTGAGGgttgtccctgctcatggcacaAGCTAGGaagtgctgggatggagagggagagcagcagaggcgATGGCCTTAGTGCAAGTGGGACAACCACAGAGGGGACGAGTGTCCTGCCAGCCCACAGGTGGTAGCAGGTGACAGAACAGTGACAGAGGCAGGAACTGAGGACAAGAAAGGTGCAGCAATCCAGCTCAGCCTTCCACAAGGGAAGAGCCACAGGGgagcccctgcagcacccccacTGCCCACCTTGTCCCGGCCGTATCTGCGGAGCAGCCGGTAGGGCCAGACGTAGAGGATCCTGTCTGTCCGTGGGTCCTTCAGCACGAGGCTGTCACGCTCAGCCTTCAGCACGTAGGAGCCACGCAGCTCACAGCGCTCTGCAGCCTCAGTCCTCTGCACTGTCACCCAGAAAGTGTTCACTGCGGGGACAGGGCTGATCAGGGCAGGGGACATGGCCccagtgtggggacagggctgaTCAGGGCACGGAACGTGGACccagtgtggggacagggctgaTCAGGGCAGGGGACATGGCcccagtgcagggacagggctgatCAGGACACCCAGCGTGGCCCCAGtgatggggcagcagcaggacaaggctCTGAGGAAGGTGGCCCCAAGGCAGGGTAGCAGCAGGTCCCACCTTCATCTCTGGAGTAGTAGATGGAGTTCACGGCCATCTCCAGGGCCGACGAGTCCCCGCTGCCCTCTCGGCCATACGGTGACACCACGCCATCGCTGGGGCCATTTCCCTGGCAAAGGAGAGCAGATCAGACCCAGAGTCCTCTTCCCACATCAGCCCCtgggccctgctgccctccccagccccacacagcctgCCTGTCCTGCACCCTGCCCACCCCAGAGCCCACATGAACACGGATGAACACGGCCAGGCAGCAAGGGGGGACTTcctgagctcctggcagcaccctgtccccagctgggctctgcactggcagggtgcagggcagcacaacccccagagctgtccccaaagCCTGGTGACACCGGGGTttgtgtcctgccctgcccaggatGAGAGGGAGCCTGCAGAGGGGAAGCGAGCGCTTCTATTTTAGCACATGCAGAACTGAAAACGCGACACACACTCTGTCAGCGactgtgtcccagcagcagggccccCAAAGGGCCTGGGGAGGGACAAAAACCCTCGGTGCTTTCAGAGATCCTCCTGCAGAAAAGCCCCTGCCAAATTACAGCTGGCACAAGGGAGGCTCAGTgcatggccaggagctggagctgctccttggggTTGCAGCAGAGGATGCATCTTGCAATGCAAGTGCCACAATTTCAGCTTAAAACCCACACACGTGAGCTTCTTAACAAGAAGCCCAAAAAAGGGCCAAAAAAGGGCCATCCAGCCTTTGTGTTTGGGTCCTAAAACCTCACGTACTGAGAGCTGatagcagcagctcttcctcagCTAAAGCATGCAATGCAACAGggctccagcctgggatggaAAGCCAAGGGCCACCAAATCTGCCAGAGCCTCTAAGGCTCCATTTGACTGCACTTCTCCTcatcttcaaaaggaaaaaaaaaatctgttctgaacTCCAAATGATCTCTGGTCCCAGCTCCCAAGCTGCTGGACCCTGCATACCCTCTGGGTAGGAACATGACACAAAATCACATTCTCCATGCAGTTGATCAGCAATCCCAGCTGAGGatctccagctctgtgcagagaggCCACGTGCAGCTCTTGTGCCTCCTGCTCCAGGTCAGGCCTTTTTAAAACACATGCCAGCCTTGCAGCCTTCTGCTCACAACCTCCTGAACTGTCAGCTTGCTTCTGGACCTCAGGCACACAAATGATGGCTCCCATGTGAGGGATGGCAcgagcacagcccagctccaagcAGGTGCTTCCTGGCCTGGCCACCACCCTGCCCCACTCCAAGGGTGTGTTGTgtctccagctcagccccaaAAGCCACTTCCAGGGCAAAGGCTGCAACCCTGACTGCACCAGGAGACACAGAGTCATTTCCACCAGTGCCTCCCAGCCCCATCAGCCTTGACATTTGGCCTGGCAGGAGACTGCAGGGAGACACATGAGGGACAAAGGTAAATCCCACTCAGCAAACACCCATCAGAAGGAGATCCTGGCATCACCAGCTGTGCACTCATcctcctgccaggcagctctgcccagcactccAAGCCTGGATTCAGCTGGAGCCCAACCCAGGGCTTTGCAAACACCTCCCAGGAGGGAGAGCCAgccctgtggagctgggcaggcGTGGGCTGCTGTCCCAGAGGGCACAGAAAACCACACTGTCAGGGCACCCGCTGCCCAAACGGCCTCGGCTGGTCACGCTGGCTGaccaccagctccaggggctgcagaggatgGGGGGTGGACAGCAGTTCCAGAGACCCAGCACAGATGGggtgcccccagcagcaggcaggagcgAGCCCCGAGGCTGGGCAAGGGGGGTTCAAGAACTGGAACCAGATGGGAGCCAGGCACCACAACGCTCTCGAGGCTGCGCTTCCGCCGCGCTGCCGCggcaggaaaggcagcagtggctgggcCAAGAGGAAACGCTCCTCGGCCATCACCTGGCCTCGGgccagctctctgcaggggcCAGCACGGGCTCTACACCGGGCAACAAGAGCCCGACTTGAAATTCAGAGCCACAACCACGAGTTATTGGCAGCACGCTGAGGAGTCCCGCAAACCACAGCAGGAGCCATCGAGAGGGCACAGGAGTGCCAAGGGCCGGGCGCTGCAAACCCGGGACCACCGGACTCCTCCCCTGAGCCGCCGGCCGAGACGGGGCCACCAACACCCAGCGATGCCCGTGTCCCGCCCTGTCCCCCCCGCCCAGCCCGCGGCTCACCGGGAAGGCGATCTGGCACAGCTTCGCCACCCACTCctcactctgctgcttctccGCCGCGAAGAGGAAGCTGCGGTCGCGGGTCTCCAGGCGGAAAGTGGCGGTGCCGGCTCGGGGGCCGCTCTCGCCCACCGGGGCCACGCTGGTGCAGTCGCTGAGCCGCACCACGGTGCGGGCGAGccgccgggccccccccccccccccccccccccccccccccccccccccccccccccccccccccccccccccccccccccccccccccccccccccccccccccccccccccccccccccccccccccccccccccccccccccccccccccccccccccccccccccccccccccccccccccccccccccccccccccccccccccccccccccccccccccccccccccccccccccccccccccccccccccccccccccccccccccccccccccccccccccccccccccccccccccccccccccccccccccccccccccccccccccccccccccccccccccccccccccccccccccccccccccccccccccccccccccccccccccccccccccccccccccccccccccccccccccccccccccccccccccccccccccccccccccccccccccccccccccccccccccccccccccccccccccccccccccccccccccccccccccccccccccccccccccccccccccccccccccccccccccccccccccccccccccccccccccccccccccccccccccccccccccccccccccccccccccccccccccccccccccccccccccccccccccccccccccccccccccccccccccccccccccccccccccccccccccccccccccccccccccccccccccccccccccccccccccccccccccccccccccccccccccccccccccccccccccccccccccccccccccccccccccccccccccccccccccccccccccccc
The genomic region above belongs to Ficedula albicollis isolate OC2 chromosome 4, FicAlb1.5, whole genome shotgun sequence and contains:
- the DOK1 gene encoding docking protein 1, with the translated sequence GGGGARRLARTVVRLSDCTSVAPVGESGPRAGTATFRLETRDRSFLFAAEKQQSEEWVAKLCQIAFPGNGPSDGVVSPYGREGSGDSSALEMAVNSIYYSRDEVNTFWVTVQRTEAAERCELRGSYVLKAERDSLVLKDPRTDRILYVWPYRLLRRYGRDKVMFSFEAGRRCDSGPGNFTFETKQGNEIFRLVEASIQEQKAQVEENRQSCDSLEADSPGMVQIRQALADSLSLELPAEGDDGPKAGPAPRAAAAEERDAASVLKSRTLPEPPVPPAKPAVSSTPPRSPLPKGLRAVPPAEDLSSVYGGGGGGGGGGRPPVPPYSGPYEQVRPEGQGRAEGQGRAEGRGQAAPGHKEHIYDEPEGRAPRSLRPFAYIYDEARPTSEAWRTQGHDGKGGYEYPYNPCTDDYSVPTFPAKAKSPKPVPAPKPQAAFIPKGAERVEDPGRRWGGAGPEKVLAKPGLNSSNNNNVEVLYSQVVKPQQLQKKEQCVDEYSLSPLYEDLGEI